In Spirochaetota bacterium, one genomic interval encodes:
- a CDS encoding OFA family MFS transporter, with protein MEKSMRTGWIVTLAGTGINLALGILYAWSVIKNGIPDSWGWTNADKALPYSVAAFCFALAMVPAGRLQDKIGPKKVAAIGGILVGAGCIFTAFSGSSLLGFVIGFGIMVGMGIGFGYASATPPAVKWFPPEKTGLIAGIVVAGFGLASVYIAPLASVLLEAFQTTNVSASGMQIIEKGVSNTMLVFGISFLIVVVGLSQLLKNPPAGYVAPSTQASTGATAQKKNEMTWKQMISTGQFWIMWLMYFGAAGAGLMFISVAADLGKKSLGELAFIAVAVLAVGNACGRILAGSVSDKIGRQSTLFIVFIFQAVVVLLLSFAAAGASWGALWLPILLLVILIGANYGANLSIFPALTKDYFGMKNFGLNYGLIFTSWGAAGLAMPWINGLVRDMGKPHLSYWIIIATLVAGACLTFVSKGLANKDSGWNMKSNHTHASDLLTR; from the coding sequence ATGGAAAAATCAATGCGAACAGGCTGGATCGTCACACTGGCCGGAACCGGTATCAATCTTGCTTTGGGTATTCTTTACGCCTGGAGCGTTATCAAAAACGGCATCCCTGATTCATGGGGATGGACGAATGCCGATAAGGCCCTGCCGTATTCGGTGGCTGCGTTTTGCTTTGCACTGGCGATGGTTCCGGCAGGACGGCTGCAGGATAAAATCGGTCCCAAAAAAGTGGCCGCCATCGGAGGAATCCTGGTAGGCGCCGGATGCATTTTTACGGCTTTTTCCGGATCTTCCTTGCTTGGCTTCGTGATCGGCTTCGGAATTATGGTCGGAATGGGCATTGGCTTCGGCTATGCTTCGGCGACGCCCCCGGCGGTCAAATGGTTTCCACCGGAGAAAACAGGTTTGATTGCCGGAATCGTGGTCGCCGGCTTTGGACTCGCGTCTGTTTATATTGCTCCGCTTGCATCGGTTCTTTTAGAAGCGTTCCAGACGACAAACGTAAGCGCGTCCGGCATGCAGATCATTGAAAAAGGCGTTTCCAATACCATGCTGGTATTCGGCATTTCTTTTTTGATTGTAGTCGTCGGATTATCGCAACTTCTTAAAAATCCGCCCGCCGGATACGTAGCGCCCTCAACCCAGGCAAGCACCGGCGCAACCGCCCAGAAGAAAAATGAAATGACATGGAAACAAATGATTTCCACAGGTCAATTCTGGATTATGTGGCTGATGTATTTCGGGGCGGCGGGGGCCGGCCTGATGTTCATCAGCGTTGCCGCCGACCTCGGCAAGAAATCCCTGGGCGAACTGGCTTTCATTGCAGTGGCCGTTCTGGCGGTCGGCAATGCATGCGGCCGGATTCTTGCGGGCAGCGTTTCCGATAAAATCGGTCGGCAGTCGACATTGTTTATTGTTTTTATATTCCAGGCAGTCGTCGTGTTGCTGCTCTCTTTTGCGGCGGCAGGAGCTTCCTGGGGCGCTTTATGGCTGCCGATATTGCTCCTGGTTATTCTCATCGGCGCAAACTATGGGGCAAATCTGTCTATTTTCCCGGCTCTCACGAAAGACTATTTCGGAATGAAAAACTTCGGTCTGAATTACGGTCTGATATTCACATCCTGGGGAGCCGCCGGCCTTGCCATGCCCTGGATAAACGGCCTTGTAAGAGATATGGGGAAACCCCATCTCTCTTACTGGATCATTATAGCCACCCTGGTGGCAGGCGCTTGCCTGACGTTTGTCAGCAAAGGGCTCGCCAATAAAGATAGCGGATGGAATATGAAAAGCAACCATACTCACGCTTCCGATCTTCTGACGCGGTGA
- a CDS encoding zf-TFIIB domain-containing protein encodes MNCPVCSIALTMSERQGVEIDFCSKCRGVWLDRGELDKIIERASSEMAPPLRQASQEERREHHHKRKKSFLHEIFD; translated from the coding sequence ATGAATTGCCCGGTATGCAGTATTGCCTTGACCATGTCGGAACGCCAGGGTGTGGAAATCGATTTCTGCTCAAAATGCCGCGGCGTCTGGCTGGACCGGGGCGAGCTTGATAAAATTATCGAACGCGCTTCGTCGGAAATGGCGCCACCACTCCGACAGGCTTCTCAAGAAGAAAGGCGCGAACATCACCATAAAAGGAAGAAATCTTTTCTGCATGAGATTTTTGATTAA